One genomic window of Mercenaria mercenaria strain notata chromosome 2, MADL_Memer_1, whole genome shotgun sequence includes the following:
- the LOC123564503 gene encoding uncharacterized protein LOC123564503, which produces MALLRCIFVALYLCYIVKNGYGYHSCQDLKIANPTLKSGKYSMYNGRGQQYQVYCEFHCHYGYTFLSKSTSENVDLKLLNPSRSEVLVRHMRSNGHQYDTWMKQITRHASLPLSIQYNKNCDYATPINHATMGPYLYLGFLPIHVARSRSIQGYMANYRDYTFRNCDSNPNSYLAFFINPNHRNPNGYYKRCCYSKLMRDWINVGRTASEDLPSDYFFQFEMHMGGCGGYAINGHNTLRDIIGAALGMRFELPRRVQNETIICDSHQ; this is translated from the exons ATGGCACTTCTGAGATGCATTTTTGTAGCACTATATTTGTGTTACATTGTCAAAAATGGCTACGGATACC aTTCTTGCCAGGATTTGAAAATTGCAAATCCAACATTGAAAAGCGGGAAATATTCAATGTACAATGGGCGCGGTCAGCAATACCAAGTATATTGCGAATTCCATTGTCACTATGGATACACATTTCTCTCCAAAAGTACCAGTGAAAACGTCGACCTAAAGCTCCTTAATCCGTCTCGATCAGAAGTTTTGGTACGGCATATGCGCTCAAATGGTCACCAGTATGATACCTGGATGAAACAGATCACTCGCCATGCCAGTCTGCCACTAAGTATTCAGTACAACAAAAACTGTGATTATGCCACTCCAATTAACCACGCTACAATGGGTCCATACTTGTACTTAGGCTTTCTGCCAATACATGTCGCCCGAAGCCGATCTATTCAAGGTTACATGGCTAACTACCGCGACTACACGTTCAGAAATTGCGACTCGAATCCAAATAGTTATTTAGCTTTCTTTATCAACCCCAATCACAGGAACCCAAATGGATACTATAAGCGGTGCTGCTACTCAAAACTAATGAGGGACTGGATTAACGTCGGCAGAACAGCGTCCGAAGACCTTCCAAGTGATTATTTTTTCCAGTTTGAAATGCACATGGGAGGCTGTGGAGGGTATGCAATCAATGGTCATAACACATTGCGTGACATCATAGGTGCGGCCTTGGGCATGCGCTTTG aacTTCCGAGGAGGGTACAAAATGAAACCATAATTTGTGACTCTCATCAATAA